A stretch of DNA from Coccidioides posadasii str. Silveira chromosome 4, complete sequence:
AAACTGGGACTCCTTAAGAATCTCAAAGACATCCGCGATCTCCCAGACTGCACCACTGGCACGCCATACCGCCTCAGTCTCCCGCGCGTAGTCATATCAAATGTAATCATATCTCTGTAGATATCCCGCAGGGCGGATGAGTTGTACCGGATCTCCCCGGGACACTCAGGCTAATAAAATGACGCCGCTCTCTCTGTCCAGCAGGAATACCGGGTTGTCTCGCCCACTTTCTGTGAGGCCAATCACATGAGCTGGTGCAACGACCCTGAGGTCTTCGCCGGAAACTGAGTTGTGGCTGTTAAATTCCCAGTCGGCGAGGGCAGCACACTGAGTCCTGGCGGGGTAGTTATTCAGCATTTTGATGTTATGGGAGATGATGGAGCAGTGAGATGATTTCGTCTGTTTTGCCTAGGTCTTGCACGCTGACACCACAGTAGTCAACCATGATGTTGTCAGGCTTGATATGTGGATGAAGGTAGATAGGGGCTATGAAAAAGGAAACTGGCTCTGAATCACTTAAACGGATAACATCATGGCTGTTGTGGTTCAGCAATCCCTTTCAAGTAAGCTTTGGGAATCTGTTTTCTGAACTGCTTAGGAATATCCTTGCCCTGGCAAAGTTCAGGAAGTCATCAGGAAGATATCTGTATACAAGTATCTGCTGATCCGGAATGATATTATGGGGTAATTATGTATATATGGACTTTCGTGAAGCCGAGGTTTATGTCCTCATTAAAGCCCGAGAATATGGTCTTCAAAACATCGTCTAGAACAAGTTTGTTCTGCCCGGACCTACAAAACTGTGAGGTCATTGGAATATACTATTAGGGGCAAGGATGCTTGTATGTTGCTAACCAGACGCGACCGAGTAACGCCGTCTCTCCTGAATCAGTTGCTTGAACAGACACCGACGCCCGGTAGCAGCGATTAATTCAGTTGCAGGAGGAGCCATTCTCTCTGGTCAAAAATATCGAAAATTAAACCTTTGGGATGGCTTTGGCTTCATGTTCAATGGCAGATGGAGCGAAGATATTGGCTTTGCTCTCGTACTGTCTGATTCCGCCATATGAACGGGGCCGAGGGAGACAGCAAAGGGAGCCATAATGACCGTTTCTTGTGCTGTCCATGCAGTCCTAATCCGTACTCGATCGCCATTTCATATCATCGACTTCGACCATATTTTCTGGAACCTTTAGGAGCTAAAATACTTTCAGGCTGTGTGGATTTGCCCCGTCACGCTAAACTAGTTGGTCGGTAACCTTCTTTTGACTCTCCCGATTTGCTGGTCCTGGCTATCCAGAAGCCTCATTAACTTCTCGCGTCCCCTCGGCGCGTTGGTCAACCAACTACGGCTTAGTTACTGGGTTAGCTGGCTGGAAACTCGCTCTAACAGCCATTACACCATCGCAAGGATGGTATGAGTATCTTCGATCCAGCCATGGATACCCAGGCGAGGCCTTCACGGTCCAAATACCGACCGACAAAGCAGCTCTCGTTCGAGCTCCGCGAGCACTGCGGCGTTTACTTCGAGGAACAACTATGTTCGTCTCCCCCTCACCAACAGCCCCGCACGGGCATAAATTATCCTCCACATTGTGAAAATTATCTAAAAACGAAAAGCAAACAAATCTAACTCTTCCAGATTGCCATGGTCTTAACCTCCTCCTGAGCCTCGTCTCCTCGGGCAGCGCAACGCCCGACGCGCCAGTTCCTTCACCACCGCCTGAATTCCTCGCCGTCGCCGCGACGATCGTCGTGCACCCGTCCACGACGACCCGAGCGAAATCTGCCGATAACAAGCAGGCCGCGAACATCGCCCTGGAGCTGCTCCGGTTGACGAATTCGCTGGTCGGGCCCCTGGCGGCGAATTTCGACGCCGCGTTTACTTTTACCCATTTCACCAAATCCCGGTCCGGAGCAAGGCGGGCCGTGGCGGACGATGGAGCGGAGAAGCCCATGGAGAAGGAGGCGTTGAATTTTGAGCTGGCGCATCGCGGCGCTCTGTGGTCGCGCGCGGAGGACTTTTGGCATGTTGTTGGCTGGGCGTTCAATTGTGCCGTTTTGCATCCGAGTCGGTGGCCGAGGTGGAGATTGCTGTTGGAGTTTTTGTGTGAGGCCCTCGAGGCGGATTGGAGGGAAAGAATGAGGCTGGTCGTGGAGTTGGAGAGAGATCCTGAGGGGGAAACAGCTGTCCGTGCGGAGTGCGAGAGGATTCTGTGCGGCAGTTTGATTTACCAGTATTACAAAGCGACGTCGGGAGTGTCGAGTCCGGATAGAAGGATGATGAGGGCTATATTTGCCGATGGAACTCCTGGCTCGACGAGTGAGTTTCGAGAAGTTTTCCATAAAGAGTTGCTGGAGCGCAAGGAGGAGACCGCTAAGCCGAGGAAACGGGAGGTCAACGTCAATATTGATGAGGAGATCTACGGGGACTACCTGGAGTGGGACGTCGACGACGACGAGAGTGATTCAGTCCGCAACGAACTCAGGGAGACGTTGCCTACGCGCCCAAAGAGACAGAGGACAACAAAAGCCCGCCATGCGGGTAATGACGACGTCGACAAGAACTACGATTTATTAAACAGAGCCTGTTCCGAAAACCTGACCATGCTCGGCGACCTGGACTCACTCGCTCTTCGCCAGCGCTTTCTGGCGATCATATCCCGCGTCTCAGCCTCCATCCCAGATCATTTCATGAGTGTTGATAGATTATACCTCCTTTACGTTGACTTCATCCGCCACCTGCCCCTGCCCATATTCCAAGTTTTCGTCTCGCCTTCTGTCCTATGTCAATTCTCCGTCGATGCCCAAACCACCCTATGCGAGATGCTCCTCGAGCGCCTCTGCGAAAGTAGGAAGCCTACCTGCCGAGAGCCATACCTCACCCAGGACAAGTTGGAGTTAGATTTTCTTCCCTACGCCGCGACCACCTCCGATACTATCGACAACGCCAGGATGTCGATCTTGCTCGAGTCCGTGCTTCGTCTGCTAGCGGCGAGCGGATTGCTACAGGGCGGGCCGTCATTGAAGGAGGCGGTTGAGA
This window harbors:
- a CDS encoding uncharacterized protein (EggNog:ENOG410PM21~COG:S~BUSCO:5933at33183); translation: MDTQARPSRSKYRPTKQLSFELREHCGVYFEEQLYCHGLNLLLSLVSSGSATPDAPVPSPPPEFLAVAATIVVHPSTTTRAKSADNKQAANIALELLRLTNSLVGPLAANFDAAFTFTHFTKSRSGARRAVADDGAEKPMEKEALNFELAHRGALWSRAEDFWHVVGWAFNCAVLHPSRWPRWRLLLEFLCEALEADWRERMRLVVELERDPEGETAVRAECERILCGSLIYQYYKATSGVSSPDRRMMRAIFADGTPGSTSEFREVFHKELLERKEETAKPRKREVNVNIDEEIYGDYLEWDVDDDESDSVRNELRETLPTRPKRQRTTKARHAGNDDVDKNYDLLNRACSENLTMLGDLDSLALRQRFLAIISRVSASIPDHFMSVDRLYLLYVDFIRHLPLPIFQVFVSPSVLCQFSVDAQTTLCEMLLERLCESRKPTCREPYLTQDKLELDFLPYAATTSDTIDNARMSILLESVLRLLAASGLLQGGPSLKEAVEMGIEARAEKALKDTKIGQSKMKAEEFGWTWLIESGERLTCLVERVAPPEPPVE